A region from the Salicibibacter cibarius genome encodes:
- a CDS encoding hydantoinase/oxoprolinase family protein, giving the protein MKQTKPLVLGIDAGGTMTDTILVDKQGNFAVGKAPTTPGHEAEGFIESARDATDLWNLDIDKTFEELEVILYSGTGMLNTLLSRTGKRIGLIVTRGMEDAVLMGRGMESWTGYSYPDRLHAVTHAHPDPLLPRSRVRGVTERVDQFGQVVIPAYEHEATSGVKELLEQDIEALCICCMYSHVNPEHELLIGEMAQRVLAEQGVDIPIYFSHQLRPIIREQSRLNSTLIEAYATAKGRDQLLGVEAAAKQHGFSHSVQTMLSYGGLANVRYPRLHETMISGPVGGLLGAKHVGELVGADSVIVSDMGGTSFDIGAVTRGKIPIDNEPTLARFKLNLPTLAMDTIGAGGGTIVKVDPYTHKVSLGPESAGSVPGPVAMDMGGTEPTIADCDAVMGRLNPDNFLGGKVRLNIEKAKQVLQEKVADPLGVDVYEAAEGMVNLLEMEARSSIESIISTRGVDPSEYHLMSYGGSGPLHMAEYSRGLGFSGVMTFPFAAAFSAFGCTTADYLHRHSQSVHIMIDPDASEKDRDKVRRQINEIWNELDAHARDELISEGHDSDAVICEPFAMMRYTGQLEDVEVTAPAVKLESDDDLHQLTQAFETLYETINRSVSNYGEAEAGFTIMELGLSARVEKVKPELTRRPLGSAEPKSEASKGTRFMYYNRAWHEAQLWEMDMLEPGNVLEGPAIVEHPATTLVIPTGDRVRVDEWTILHYEHGD; this is encoded by the coding sequence ATGAAACAGACAAAACCACTCGTACTCGGTATCGATGCCGGTGGCACGATGACCGACACGATTCTCGTGGATAAACAGGGCAACTTTGCTGTCGGTAAGGCGCCGACCACGCCCGGTCACGAAGCAGAAGGGTTTATAGAATCTGCGCGAGACGCTACCGACCTCTGGAATCTGGATATAGATAAAACCTTTGAAGAGTTGGAAGTTATCCTATATTCAGGTACGGGCATGCTGAATACTTTGCTGTCCAGGACAGGCAAACGCATCGGGCTCATCGTGACGCGAGGGATGGAAGATGCCGTACTTATGGGAAGAGGAATGGAGTCATGGACGGGTTATTCATACCCAGACCGCTTGCATGCGGTTACTCATGCTCATCCTGATCCCCTACTGCCTCGTAGCCGGGTGCGCGGTGTTACCGAGCGTGTCGATCAGTTTGGCCAAGTGGTCATTCCCGCTTATGAGCACGAGGCTACAAGCGGTGTGAAAGAACTTTTAGAGCAGGATATTGAAGCGCTTTGCATATGCTGCATGTATTCCCACGTCAACCCTGAACATGAATTGCTAATTGGCGAAATGGCCCAGCGAGTCCTGGCGGAACAAGGTGTCGACATTCCGATTTACTTCAGTCATCAGCTTCGGCCGATCATTCGCGAGCAGTCTCGATTAAACAGTACGCTCATTGAGGCATATGCCACCGCCAAGGGTCGTGACCAGCTTTTAGGCGTTGAAGCAGCCGCTAAGCAACATGGTTTTTCACATAGTGTGCAAACGATGCTCTCATATGGAGGGCTTGCCAACGTGCGCTATCCCCGTCTTCATGAGACGATGATCTCGGGACCGGTCGGCGGCCTTTTGGGTGCCAAACATGTTGGTGAATTGGTCGGTGCGGACTCGGTGATCGTCAGTGATATGGGAGGGACGAGTTTTGATATCGGTGCCGTTACCCGCGGTAAGATCCCTATTGATAATGAGCCAACCTTGGCCCGATTTAAGCTGAATTTGCCAACGTTAGCGATGGATACCATCGGTGCCGGTGGCGGTACCATCGTCAAGGTGGATCCCTATACACACAAGGTTAGTTTAGGGCCCGAAAGCGCTGGCTCTGTTCCGGGTCCAGTGGCCATGGATATGGGAGGTACGGAACCGACCATTGCTGACTGTGACGCAGTCATGGGTCGCTTAAACCCGGATAACTTCCTCGGTGGCAAGGTCCGACTCAATATCGAGAAGGCAAAGCAGGTGCTGCAGGAAAAAGTGGCCGATCCCTTGGGCGTCGATGTGTATGAAGCGGCTGAAGGGATGGTGAATTTGCTGGAAATGGAAGCTAGATCTTCCATTGAATCCATCATTTCTACTCGTGGTGTTGATCCAAGTGAATACCATTTGATGTCTTATGGTGGATCTGGTCCGCTTCATATGGCCGAGTACAGCCGCGGTTTAGGTTTTAGCGGTGTCATGACATTTCCCTTTGCAGCAGCCTTTTCGGCTTTTGGCTGCACAACCGCGGATTATTTGCATCGACACAGTCAATCGGTCCATATTATGATCGACCCTGATGCGTCGGAGAAGGATCGGGATAAGGTTCGCCGACAGATTAATGAGATTTGGAACGAACTCGACGCCCATGCCAGAGATGAGTTGATCTCTGAAGGCCATGATTCAGATGCGGTCATCTGTGAGCCTTTTGCCATGATGCGGTATACCGGCCAATTGGAAGATGTTGAAGTGACGGCACCGGCAGTGAAATTGGAGTCGGATGATGACTTGCATCAGCTCACACAGGCTTTTGAGACCCTGTACGAAACGATCAACCGCAGTGTTTCCAACTATGGAGAAGCCGAAGCTGGCTTCACAATTATGGAACTTGGCTTAAGCGCACGCGTGGAAAAAGTGAAGCCGGAGCTAACTCGCCGCCCGTTGGGTTCCGCAGAACCTAAATCCGAAGCCAGCAAAGGGACACGGTTCATGTATTACAATCGTGCCTGGCATGAGGCGCAGCTATGGGAAATGGACATGTTGGAGCCAGGAAATGTGCTTGAAGGCCCCGCCATTGTGGAACACCCAGCTACGACTTTGGTCATCCCAACGGGGGATCGAGTTCGTGTAGATGAATGGACCATTTTGCATTATGAACATGGAGACTAA